A window from bacterium encodes these proteins:
- a CDS encoding efflux RND transporter periplasmic adaptor subunit has product MDRIMTIIAILTFAFLVSCGSNDLQEDSVKPVKVFLLSETLTKVPHRYVFSGNVEGDKKVTLSTKIMGQITALPYDVGTRVSVGQSVIKIKSDDLNAKRAQIKANKIEAEAALKNTETNYRRIQQLYDNKSASKKELDDIETMYNMAAAKVNAITEMEKEMDDILDYSDIVSPINGTIIQKFTEEGNTAAPGMPLLMIEDITSLKVMTKVPESEIGFFKIGGAVTVAIDAISQEMDGAVEQINPSGNEMSRQFDVKIRLNGSTHDIKSGMYAKVLLANGSKTVIALPKSSLIRRGQLEGVYTINHRNEAVLRWVRTGKAFDNRIEILSGLKDGERVIASSEGLLKDGVKVEVAQ; this is encoded by the coding sequence ATGGATCGAATAATGACGATAATTGCAATATTGACTTTCGCGTTTTTGGTTAGTTGTGGAAGCAATGATTTGCAAGAAGACAGTGTCAAACCGGTGAAGGTGTTTTTATTATCTGAGACTTTGACTAAAGTTCCTCACCGGTATGTTTTCAGCGGTAACGTCGAAGGCGACAAAAAAGTCACACTCAGCACCAAAATTATGGGACAAATTACGGCATTACCGTACGACGTTGGAACGCGTGTTTCGGTCGGTCAATCAGTTATCAAAATCAAAAGCGATGATCTGAATGCGAAACGCGCTCAAATCAAAGCCAATAAAATCGAAGCTGAAGCCGCGTTGAAAAATACTGAAACGAATTATCGGCGGATTCAGCAATTGTATGATAACAAAAGTGCATCTAAAAAAGAATTAGACGATATCGAAACGATGTACAACATGGCTGCAGCCAAAGTCAATGCCATTACCGAAATGGAAAAAGAAATGGATGACATTCTTGATTATTCTGACATCGTTTCTCCAATCAATGGCACGATCATACAAAAATTTACTGAAGAAGGTAATACGGCAGCTCCCGGTATGCCTTTACTCATGATCGAAGATATCACTTCGCTTAAAGTCATGACGAAAGTACCCGAAAGCGAGATTGGGTTTTTCAAAATCGGTGGAGCCGTTACAGTAGCCATTGATGCAATTAGCCAAGAAATGGATGGGGCTGTTGAACAAATCAATCCGTCCGGAAATGAAATGAGCCGGCAATTTGACGTGAAAATCCGATTGAACGGTTCGACACACGATATTAAGTCGGGCATGTACGCAAAAGTCTTGCTTGCAAATGGAAGCAAAACCGTTATTGCATTGCCGAAAAGTTCACTGATTCGACGTGGACAATTGGAAGGAGTATATACGATTAACCACCGCAATGAAGCCGTACTGCGTTGGGTTCGCACAGGAAAAGCTTTTGACAATCGTATTGAAATTCTCTCAGGCCTGAAAGACGGAGAGCGAGTTATTGCTTCATCGGAAGGTTTGCTGAAAGACGGAGTTAAAGTGGAGGTGGCACAGTGA